The genomic segment CGCCAACGGCCACGGCCGATGTTGAGGCCATCGCCAAAGCCGTGACGCGGATCGCCCGGGAGAGCGGCAAGCCAGTCTTCGGCTGTTTCATGGGCAGCCAGGGCGTCGCGGCGGGTCAAAGCATCCTCATGGATGCCGGCGTGCCGGTCTACCAGTTCCCGGAGCCGGCCATCGCCAGTATCGAGGCCCTGGCCCGCTACGCCGAATGGCGGGCCAGCCCCGAGCCCGAAAGGGTCGAAATCACGCGCGATCTGAATGAGGCCCGGCGCATCATAGAGGAAGCCCGGCGCTGGGGCGTGCGCGAGATCGTCGAGTTCCAGGCTCAAGAGCTGCTGCGGGCCTACAATCTGCCCACGCCACAGACGCGCCTGGCGCGCAGCTCCGAGGAGGCGGCCACGGCCGCGGGCGAGATCGGCTATCCCGTGGTGCTCAAGATCGCCTCGGCGCAGATCTCGCACAAAAGCGACGTGGGCGGCGTGGCTGTGGGCCTTAAGAATCTCAAGGAAGTCCTGCACGCATTTACGGACATCACCTCGCGCGCCCAGCGCATGCGGCCCGAGGCCTACATCATGGGCTGTCTGGTGCAGGCCATGGCGCCCAAGGGCTCGCGCGAGGTCATTGTGGGCTTCAAGCGCGACGACCAGTTCGGGCCGCTGGTCATGTTCGGCCTGGGCGGGATCTACGTGGAAGTGCTCAAGGACATCTCCTTCCGCCTGGCGCCGCTCAGCCTGGCCGATGCGCGCGACATGATCCGCGAGGTGCGCTCGTACATGCTGCTCAAGGGTTTTCGCGGCGAGCCGGCCGTGAACTTCCAGGCCTTGGAGCGCATCATCTTGACCATGTCGGCCCTGGCCATGGATTTCCCGGAGATCTACGAAGCCGAGTTCAATCCCGTGCTGGCGGGCGAGCAGGGCGCCATCGTGGCCGATGTGCGCCTGTCCTTGTCGTCCTGATCCGCCAGCCGGCGGTTATGAATCATAAGGAGAGCGATCATGGCAGGCATCTACGTGGGCTCCACCTCGTCCTACTCCGGAAAGAACCTGTTCGTCCTGGGCCTGGGATTGTGGTTCAAGAGCCGCGGCTATTCCGTGGGCTACATGAAGCCCGTGGGCGCGCTGCCCATCGAGAAGAACGGCCGCATGGGCGATGAGGACGCCTTTTTCGTGCAGGACGTGCTCGGCTTGTCCCAGGATCCGGCCGAAGTCACGCCCGTGCTCGTGACCCAGGACTTCAAGGCCAGGGCCTTCGCCGCGCCCTGCGAAGGGTTGCGTGAGCTGTGCGTCGAAGCCTACGAAAAGCTCTCCGAGGACAAGGATATAATGCTCGTGGGCGGCTCGGGCAGCATGTATTCGGGCCGCTACTGCGATGTTGACGGCGTATCCCTGGTCAAACGGCTGGGCATCCACGCCGTGATCATCGACCGCTTCGACAAGGAGCTCAACTACGACTACCTGCTTGTACTCGGCGAAGCCCTGGGCGATCGGCTGGCCGGAGTGATAATCAACGACGTGCCCCAGGGCGCCATGGAGGAAATCGAGGGCATGATCGCACCGCTCCTGGAACGCCAAGGCGTCAAGGTCCTGGGTATCCTGCCGCGCGATCCGCTGCTCGGGGCCATCAAGGTTGCGGACCTGGCCGAGCGCATGGGCGGGCGCATCATCACCGCGCACCACAAGGCTGACCGCGTGGTGGAGGACTTCCTCATAGGCACCATGCAGGTGGAGAATTTCCTGACCCACTTCCGCCGGCGGCGCAACGCGGCGATCATCGTGGGGGGCGACCGCTCGGACGTGCAGCTCGTGGCCCTGGAGGGCGACGCGCCTTGTCTCATCCTGACGGGCAACCTGTATCCCAACGACATCATTCTTACCCGCGCGGAGGTCTTGGAGATCCCCATGGTTGTGGTGCGCGAGGACACCTTTTCCGTGGCCAAGAAGATGGAAGACATCCTGTCGCGACATAAGCTGCGCGACAAGGTCAAGATTCAGCAAGGCGCGCAACTTGTGAGTTCCAGGCTTGATCTGGAACAGTTGCGCAAGACGCTCGGGATTTAAGGCGACCTGCGGTTAGCTAAGTCTGTATGTCGTTAAGCTTGGGGTAAACGATTTCAATTTCCTGTATGCATCTACGCGGTCATGCACTGCTTGCTTCAACACAATACCTGCCGGAAGCACTGATTTAATTTCAAATTACTATCGCAACCCCGATTTTGCCTTCTTGAACATATGCCGCAATACCGCTTGCCTTGAAGCATGTTTTGGTGGCAAAATCGTTACAAATAGTTTCAGCGTATAGCGGATTGCAATCTTCAATGCTGCACGGAACGGGGTAAGGCATGTTCAGGCGCTTTTCCATCGGTAAGCGTATATATTTTCTGCTCTTTGTAATGATCGTGTTCGTGGCCGGAGTCATCCTGGCCTTCCTGAGCAACTCGCTGCGTGTTGCGGAGCTCGGAGTTTCCGAGGTGCAGGAAGTCATGATCAAGGATCACAAGAACCGGCTGTACGTGGCTACGCACTCCATGGCCCTGGCTCTGGGCGAAGCAGTGCGCGGTGCCGCCACCGAGGAGCAGGTGGAGATCATCCGCAGGCTCGTGGATCCCATCCGTTTCGAGGAGGATAAGTCCGGCTACTACTTCGTCTACCGCGGCACCATCAACGTGGCCCTGCCCACCAAGAAGGAACTGCAGGGCAAGGACCTGAGCCAGGCCAAGGATGCCAACGGCGTGTACTTCGTGCGGGAGCTGGACCGCCTGGCCAAGGCCGGCGGCGGATTCCTGACCTGGATTTTCCCCAAGCCGGGCCAAGGCGACCAGCCCAAGCTTGGCTACGCCCAAATGATTCCTGGCACGGACATGTGGATCGGTACGGGTGTGTACATCGACAACGTGGATAGTCAGAAGGCGACAATCGCGAATGACCTCCAGGGTGAAACCAAGGCCTTCACTTACGTTCTTCTGTCCGCTCTTGCCGTAATCTTCCTGGTGGCCGTGCTGCCCTTGTGCCTGCTCATCATCCGCAGCATCGTGCAGCCCCTGCGCCAGACCACGGACGCGGCCAACGAGATGGCCACGGGCAACCTGGACGTGACCTTGGACGCGAGAGGCCATGACGAGACCGCCATGCTGCAGTCGGCCTTAGTGACCATGGTTCGGCGGCTCAAGGAAAATATACAGGATCTGCGGCTGCAGGAGGAGCAGGCTCGCCTGCTGACGCAGGAAGCCGAGAAGGCCGCCCAGGAGGCCCGCGACGCCGGTACTCGGGCCGAGAAGGCCAGGCACGAAGGGCTGTGCCACGCCACGGAGCGGCTGGAGGGCGCCATCAACGCCATCAGCCAGGCCTCGGAGCGCATCGACCGTCTGGCGGGCACGACCCATGAGGCCACCGTGACCCAGCGCATGCGCATCGGCGAAACCGCCACGGCCATCGAGGAGATGAACGCCACGGTGCTTGAGGTCGCCCGCAACGCCAGCCAGGCGGCGTCCGACGCCGATGCCTCGCGCGGCAAGGCCAGCGAGGGCGAGCAGGAAATGGCCCACAGCCTGAAGGCCATGGAGGCCCTCAAGGTCCGCACCGAGACTCTCAAAGACAACATGCACGGCCTGGGTCGCCGGGCCGAGGCAGTAGGCCAGGTCATGAACGTCATCACGGACATCGCCGACCAGACCAACCTGCTGGCCCTCAACGCGGCCATCGAGGCCGCCCGCGCGGGCGAGGCCGGGCGCGGTTTCGCCGTGGTGGCCGACGAGGTGCGCAAGCTGGCCGAGAAGACCATGGCCGCCACCAAGGAAGTCGGCGCCACTATCCAGGCCATCCAGCAGGAGACCCGCCGCAACATGACGGACATGGACGAAGCTGCTTCGGCCATCCTGTCCATGGCCGAGATGTCCACGAATTCGGGCAAGAGCCTGTCCGAGATCGTCCAACTCATCGACAGGGCCGCGGGCCAGGTGCAGGCCATTGCCGCTGCCACCCAGCAGCAGTCGGCGGCCAGCGAGGAGATCAACAAGAGCATCGAGGAGGTCAACAGCCTGGCCGACGCCACGGCCGGGGGCATGGAGGAGGCCGCGAGCGCCATCCAGGAACTTACCCGCCAGACCCGCGAGCTGATGGCCCTGCTCGATGATCTCAAGCGCGAGAACGCGACCTGTTCGCTCTGATTCCGCCGCTCTAAATTGTGCTACGTGCCGCCCCGGCTATGCCATGCCGGGGCGGTTTACTCCCTGCCCACGCTCTATGTTGCCAGCATGTTTGCATAAGGCACGCCCAGAACCTGCGCGATGCGTTGGCAGGTTGCCATGCGTCGCGCGAAGCATGTCTGTCTGGTCTTAAAGCATTTTGCATTTCAGACGCTCCCTTCGGCGTTGACGGCGGAATTACATTCCGCCTACGCCTGCAGGGCGACAAGCCATGCCGACGCATGGCTTGCAGAGCATTTTCAAAAGCAAAATGCTCTAGTCGTCAAGTTCTTGAAAAATCTATTTATTATAGTTGCTTGCCAATTGAATTGCAGGGTCCAGGGAGCAAAGCCCTTCCCAGCTCTTATCGGGATGGTCTATAGCAGTTTGCAAACGAAACAAAAAATGTAGGTCCAGGGAAATCATTTCCCTGGCGGGTGAGAGTCCGAGAGAGGGCAGCGCCCTCTCTCGGTTCATCTGCGAAATACTCTAGTAAGTCAGGACGAGGCCGGCCGGCTTGGCCAGCAGATCCATCACGTCGCTGGCCGGCATGGGCCGGAAGTAGAAATAACCCTGGGCGAAGTCGCAGCCCCACTCCCTGAGTTTGGCGGCCTGCTCCAGCGTCTCCACGCCTTCGGCCACCACTTCCAGGCCGAGGTTCTTCCCGAGCGCCAGCACGGACTGCACGATAGCCAAGTCGCCGGACTTTTCCAGCATGCTGAGGATGAAGCTCCGATCGATCTTGATGGCGTCAAACGGATAGCGCACGAGGTAGCTGAGGGAGGAATAGCCGGTGCCGAAGTCGTCCAGGGCCAGGCTTACGCCCATGGCGCGCAGCTTGAGCAGCTTGCCCGTTACGTGCTCGTCGCCGTCCAGGATAAGGTTCTCGGTGATCTCCAGGCGCAGGCGCGAGGGCCGTACACCGGTCACGCGCAGGATTTCACTGAAATCGTCCACCGCATCGCGCTTGAGGAAGTATTTGGCCGACAGGTTGATATTGAGCAGAAGGTCGTGCGCCGCGGTATAGCGCTCGCTCCACAGGTCGAGGATCGAGCAGGCGTTTGCCAGCACCCAGCGGTCGATATCGAAGATGAGGCCGGCCTCCTCGGCTTGGGGAATGAACTCGCCAGGACTCACCAAGCCACGCTCGGGGTGGCGCCAGCGTATGAGCGCCTCCATGCCCGTAATGCGATTGCCGCGCAGGGATATGATGGGCTGGAAATAGAGTTCGAACTCGCCGCGCTCCAGGGCCTTGCGCAGGTCCGTTTCCATGCGCAACACTTCCCTGGCCTGTTCGTGCATGCGGCTGTCGAATATCTCGTAGACCGCGTTCCCGTTCTCCTTGGCGCGGTACATGGCGATGTCCGCGTCGCGCACGATCTCCTCGGGGCTGTCGTAGCGCTCGGTGTCGAGCACCACGCCGATGCTTGCGCCGGCAAACAGCTCGTGGTCGTCCAGAAAGAAGGGGCGAGCCAGGGCCTTGCGGATACGCTCGATGATCTTGAGCGTCTCCAATGGGTCGCTCAAACCGTCCAGCAGGATAGCGAATTCATCGCCTCCGAAGCGGGCCAGGGTGTCGCTGTCGCGGACGCACTCCGTGAGCCTGGCGGCGATCTCGCACAGCATGGCATCGCCGGCCGGGTGCCCCAGGCTGTCGTTGACCAGCTTGAAGCGGTCCAGATCCAGGAAGAGCACGGAAAAAATGAAATCAGGGTTGCGCTTGCCGCGCCGGATGGCTGTTCCGAGACGGTCCAGGAACAGGGCTCTGTTGGCAAGCTCGGTGAGCGCGTCGTGGAAGGCCAGATGGCGGAGCATGTCATCAGCTCGCCTGTGCTCGGTGATGTCCTCGAGCATGGAGATGAAGTAGTCCGGCTCGTCGTTCTCCTTGCGCACAAGGGTCACAATCTGTCTGCCCCAAACCAACGCGCCATCCTTGCGCAGGTAGCGCTTGGTCAGTTCGAAGTAGTCCCGGCGTCCCGCCTGCAGTTCATGGAAAAACTGCTTTGTACGTTGAACATCGTCGGGATAGATGTAGTCCGAGTAATGTAAAGCCCGAATCTCGTTCAGGCTGTAACCCAGAATGGCCACGCCGGCCTTGTTCATGTCCAGAATACGGCCATTCGGATCAATGAGAGCTATGCCGAAGCCGGCGTGCTCGAAAAGGGTGCTAAAACGCTGCTCGCTGCCCAGGAGCCGCCGTTTAACCCGCCTGCTTTCCGTCACATCCTGCACGATGCAGCACTGCAGGTCGCGGCCGTCATGGCTGAAGCGTGAAGAGTAGACCTCGACATCGCGCACCGAACCATCGGCCCGGCGGTGTCTGACGCTTGCATTGCCGCCGTTGGAGCCCAACGCCTCGGCCGGGAAATGTGCAGGGCAATCGGATGGATCGACGAGCAAGGCACGCAGGTCCATGGCAATCAGAGTCGAGCGGGAGTGTCCGTAGTAGAGCGCAGCGCTCTGGTTGCAGTCCATGATGCGCAGGGACTGAGCATCGACCAGGAGCATGACTGCGGCGTGTTCCGCAAAGGCTCTAGCCAGGAGGTCGCAGGGCAGGCTGCATTCCCCGTTGTTTCCACTGCGGCATGCAGTGGGATTTACCGCAGGGAAAGACTCTGGCGCGTGCCCAGGCTCGCGCTCCAGTGGACCCGCGCTTCCCTGCCCCTGGGCTAGGCCGTCTGAAGATTCGTCCTGCCTCATGCGTAGCTCGTCCCCGGCTGATCGTGCAAGTTTGAGAAGATCTGGACTGCAAAGTCCCTAAACTAATTTTTTATCCGGTAAACTATTGCGCCCTTTTTCTCAAATAACAATATCCAGGGCAGCATGCAGTAATGTGATGTAGATCAATGCCAGGGTCTTAAACTGATCTTACAATCAAACATCATGAGCAAAAGAATTTCTGTCTTTCAACGCATTCTGCAGGCGCCAACCCTGGCCGCAACGCTCGCGTGCCTGCTTCTGTCGGCGCACTTTCTGCGCCTGGGCCAGCCGGGGCTCACGGCGGCCTGGGCGGGCATGGCGGCTTTGGCCTTGTCGCCATGGGCCTTTGTGCGACCGGTTCTGTGCCTGGCTCTGGCCGCCGGCGCGCTCGTGTGGATCGACACGGGGGTGAATCTGCTCCAGTTCCGCCTGGCCGCCGGATTGGACTGGCTGCGTATGGCCGCTATTCTTGGCGGAGTGAGCCTGTTCACGCTCGGCTCGTCCGTGCTCATGGTCAGGCGCGCCGGTCAGGACGCCTACCCATTCTGGGAGGAACGCGCCGCGCCCATGGCCGCGGCCT from the Desulfocurvibacter africanus subsp. africanus DSM 2603 genome contains:
- a CDS encoding phosphotransacetylase family protein, which gives rise to MAGIYVGSTSSYSGKNLFVLGLGLWFKSRGYSVGYMKPVGALPIEKNGRMGDEDAFFVQDVLGLSQDPAEVTPVLVTQDFKARAFAAPCEGLRELCVEAYEKLSEDKDIMLVGGSGSMYSGRYCDVDGVSLVKRLGIHAVIIDRFDKELNYDYLLVLGEALGDRLAGVIINDVPQGAMEEIEGMIAPLLERQGVKVLGILPRDPLLGAIKVADLAERMGGRIITAHHKADRVVEDFLIGTMQVENFLTHFRRRRNAAIIVGGDRSDVQLVALEGDAPCLILTGNLYPNDIILTRAEVLEIPMVVVREDTFSVAKKMEDILSRHKLRDKVKIQQGAQLVSSRLDLEQLRKTLGI
- a CDS encoding putative bifunctional diguanylate cyclase/phosphodiesterase, with translation MRQDESSDGLAQGQGSAGPLEREPGHAPESFPAVNPTACRSGNNGECSLPCDLLARAFAEHAAVMLLVDAQSLRIMDCNQSAALYYGHSRSTLIAMDLRALLVDPSDCPAHFPAEALGSNGGNASVRHRRADGSVRDVEVYSSRFSHDGRDLQCCIVQDVTESRRVKRRLLGSEQRFSTLFEHAGFGIALIDPNGRILDMNKAGVAILGYSLNEIRALHYSDYIYPDDVQRTKQFFHELQAGRRDYFELTKRYLRKDGALVWGRQIVTLVRKENDEPDYFISMLEDITEHRRADDMLRHLAFHDALTELANRALFLDRLGTAIRRGKRNPDFIFSVLFLDLDRFKLVNDSLGHPAGDAMLCEIAARLTECVRDSDTLARFGGDEFAILLDGLSDPLETLKIIERIRKALARPFFLDDHELFAGASIGVVLDTERYDSPEEIVRDADIAMYRAKENGNAVYEIFDSRMHEQAREVLRMETDLRKALERGEFELYFQPIISLRGNRITGMEALIRWRHPERGLVSPGEFIPQAEEAGLIFDIDRWVLANACSILDLWSERYTAAHDLLLNINLSAKYFLKRDAVDDFSEILRVTGVRPSRLRLEITENLILDGDEHVTGKLLKLRAMGVSLALDDFGTGYSSLSYLVRYPFDAIKIDRSFILSMLEKSGDLAIVQSVLALGKNLGLEVVAEGVETLEQAAKLREWGCDFAQGYFYFRPMPASDVMDLLAKPAGLVLTY
- a CDS encoding methyl-accepting chemotaxis protein, which translates into the protein MFRRFSIGKRIYFLLFVMIVFVAGVILAFLSNSLRVAELGVSEVQEVMIKDHKNRLYVATHSMALALGEAVRGAATEEQVEIIRRLVDPIRFEEDKSGYYFVYRGTINVALPTKKELQGKDLSQAKDANGVYFVRELDRLAKAGGGFLTWIFPKPGQGDQPKLGYAQMIPGTDMWIGTGVYIDNVDSQKATIANDLQGETKAFTYVLLSALAVIFLVAVLPLCLLIIRSIVQPLRQTTDAANEMATGNLDVTLDARGHDETAMLQSALVTMVRRLKENIQDLRLQEEQARLLTQEAEKAAQEARDAGTRAEKARHEGLCHATERLEGAINAISQASERIDRLAGTTHEATVTQRMRIGETATAIEEMNATVLEVARNASQAASDADASRGKASEGEQEMAHSLKAMEALKVRTETLKDNMHGLGRRAEAVGQVMNVITDIADQTNLLALNAAIEAARAGEAGRGFAVVADEVRKLAEKTMAATKEVGATIQAIQQETRRNMTDMDEAASAILSMAEMSTNSGKSLSEIVQLIDRAAGQVQAIAAATQQQSAASEEINKSIEEVNSLADATAGGMEEAASAIQELTRQTRELMALLDDLKRENATCSL